A portion of the Lolium rigidum isolate FL_2022 chromosome 1, APGP_CSIRO_Lrig_0.1, whole genome shotgun sequence genome contains these proteins:
- the LOC124683658 gene encoding uncharacterized protein LOC124683658, with the protein METQTMSTAFAEFKIYTSDSDGEVGSSRIRGASTRKDIGAKGAPRKSRALRDANRVDARTRTERRDGKIWKNPPPAPRGEEEEEEEDAIPMFRRAWETCFGGTFGSFDDETTLAPMRYTYGSVPENAGPSSTLQIFSIRVASPKHGLSWPLHVYGFVATRDSADHNRNFLFRRTRNNYQTLTQKNPGLLLTGPSRAIVLSNQITFEVQLKVKGSKTESEDEVLTFKVFDFHQGSRGVDGIRTCVPCKRCTLQFVFTPLLCSVEATVNIQLVDGSWPDNYHGRVFSCTSGVENAKVMLLDCPDTKMPVDSDGVFELSRRVVSVEFGGSDKLMVYVQARRVGFLTRAEAVFEPKKSGTSIGTCDLRFCKMQVTVAWSIPSLPCHRMPVA; encoded by the exons atgGAGACCCAGACGATGAGCACTGCATTTGCAGAGTTCAAGATCTACACCAGCGACAGCGACGGCGAGGTCGGGAGCAGTCGAATTCGTGGGGCTTCGACCCGGAAGGATATCGGGGCAAAGGGGGCACCGCGGAAGAGTCGAGCTCTTCGCGATGCGAACCGGGTCGATGCAAGGACTAGGACGGAGAGGCGCGATGGGAAGATATGGAAGAATCCTCCACCTGCTCCTcgaggcgaggaggaggaggaggaagaggacgcgaTCCCCATGTTCCGTAGAGCCTGGGAGACCTGCTTCGGCGGAACTTTCGGTTCCTTCGACGACGAAA CCACTCTTGCTCCGATGCGCTATACATATGGATCCGTCCCAGAAAACGCCGGTCCTAGCAGCACCTTGCAGATCTTCTCCATCAGAGTGGCTAGCCCAAAACATGGTCTCTCTTGGCCACTTCATGTCTATGGCTTCGTTGCCACCAGAGACTCAGCAGATCATAATCGCAACTTTCTCTTCAGACGCACAAGGAATAACTACCAAACTCTCACCCAAAAG AATCCAGGTTTGCTGTTAACAGGCCCATCTCGGGCGATTGTGCTATCCAATCAGATCACGTTTGAGGTTCAACTAAAAGTCAAAGGCAGCAAAACAGAATCTGAAGATGAAGTCTTGACTTTCAAAGTCTTCGATTTCCACCAAGGGTCTCGTGGTGTGGACGGTATCCGCACATGTGTCCCCTGCAAGCGCTGCACGCTTCAGTTTGTGTTCACACCCTTGCTCTGTTCAGTTGAGGCCACCGTCAACATCCAGCTTGTTGATGGGTCATGGCCTGATAATTATCATGGACGGGTTTTCTCGTGCACCAGTGGTGTAGAAAATGCGAAGGTGATGCTGCTTGACTGTCCAGATACAAAAATGCCCGTCGATTCAGACGGCGTGTTTGAGCTGTCCAGGCGTGTTGTTTCCGTGGAGTTCGGCGGGAGTGATAAGCTGATGGTCTATGTGCAGGCCCGTCGTGTTGGTTTTCTTACAAGAGCTGAGGCTGTCTTCGAACCCAAGAAATCCGGCACGAGTATTGGCACATGTGATCTTCGTTTCTGCAAGATGCAGGTCACTGTTGCCTGGTCCATACCCTCTCTACCTTGCCACAGAATGCCGGTAGCATAG